The Deinococcus depolymerans genome contains the following window.
GAGCAGCTCTCCGAGTCGCATCCGCTCGGATCGAATGGCTTTGTAAGCCATTCAATCGGAGTCCGGGTTACTTCCAGCTGACCTCGCCGTACGTCTGCTCGCGGGCCGGACCGGCCGAGAAGATCACCACGGGGCAGTTCACGGTCTCCTCGATCAGGTCCAGGTACGCCTGCGCCTCCCTGGCCAGGGTCGCGCGGCTGTCGGCGCCCTCGGTGGTCGCCCAGCCCTTCATGCGTTTCATGACCGGCTGACCGTCCGCGTCGTAGCCCACGCAGACCGGCACCTCGTCCAGGCCCGCCAGGACGTCCATCTTGTTGATGACCAGTCCGTCCAGGCCGTTCACGTCCACCGCGTACTTCAGCAGGTGCAGGTCCAGCCAGCCCACCCGGCGCGGACGGCCGGTCGTCGTGCCGAACTCGTCCCAGGGTTTGCTGCCGTCGCCGCGCAGGCGCAGGATGCCGGCCTCGTCATGCACTTCCGTGACGAACGGCCCGTGCCCGACGCGGGTGTTGAAGGCCTTCGCCACGCCGTACACCTTGTGAATCGCCTTGTGGTTCACGCCCGCGCCCACCAGAATGCCGCCCACCGTCGGGTGGCTGCTGGTCACGAAGGGGTACGTGCCGTAGTTCAGGTCCAGCAGGGTCGCCTGCGCGCCCTCGAACAGCACGTTCCGGCCGTCACGGATCGCGGCGCGCAGCTGCTCGCCCGTGTCCTGAATGAACGGCGCGAGCGCCTCGCGGGTCGGGGCGAGGGACTCCATCGCCACGTCCACGCCCGTCCAGCCCGCGTCACGGGTGCTGTTCGGCTTGGCCTCCAGCAGACGCTCGATCCGCTCGCGCAGCACGCCGTCGTCCAGCAGATCACCGAAGCGGATGCCCACGCGGCGCGCCCGGTCCGCGTACGCCGGGCCGATCCCGCGCCCCGTCGTACCGACGAAGTCCTTCCGGCCATCCACGAACTTGTGGTGCGGCAGCACCAGGTGCGCCCGGTCACTGATCCGCAGGTCCGGGTTCAGGCCCCCCGCGATCAGGTTGCGGCGTTCCTCCATGAACTTGTCCGCGTCGATGACCATCCCGTCACCCAGCACGCTGACCGTCCCGTCATGCAGCACACCGCTGGGCAGCAGGTTCAACTTGAACGTCTGCCCCTTCGCCGTGACCGTATGCCCGGCGTTCGCGCCGCCCTGATACCGCACCACGAACTCGGCTTCCGGCGCCAGGAAATCCGTGATCTTCCCCTTGCCTTCATCGCCCCACTGAGCGCCAACAATCGCAATTCCAGGCATTCAAGCCCTCCACGCCACGCGCACAGACTTGCTCCTCTTACCCGCACCCCACCAGGGGCCAGAGCAAAAAAAACACGGCGCGCAGCACCGTAACTCAGTGTACGGGAAACGGCAGGCCACCCGGCGGGACTTGTTTACCAGAGACGGACAGGTGCCGGGCAGGCGGCCCGCGCAACTACGCGCCCTCGCCCGTCAGCGTCAGGACCAGCCTGCGGGGGCCGCCGTGGTCGCGGTGTTCGCAGAGGTACACGCCCTGCCACGTGCCCAGCGCCAGCCGACCATTCTGAACGGGCAGCGTCAGGCTGGGCCCCAGCAGGCTGGCCTTGATGTGCGCCGCCATGTCGTCCGGTCCCTCCAGGGTGTGCGTGAAGGGCTCCCAGCCGTCCGGGACGGCGTGACTGAAGTACGTCTCGAAGTCGCGCCTGACGTCCGGACTGGCGTTCTCGTTCAGGGTGAGGCTGGCGCTGGTGTGCTGAATGAACACGTGCAGCAGCCCCGCGTGGGTTCGGGCCAGTTCCGGGACGGCCCCCGCGACCTCCCGCGTGATCAGGTGAAAGCCGCGCCGCCGCTCGGGCAGGGTCAGGGTGTGCTGGGCCCACATGGGGTTCAGGGTAAACGCCGTGGCGCCCTCATGCACGCCCGTTACGCTGAACGCCTGATGCGCCGCGCCCCCACCCGACCCCTGACGCGCCTTCTCACGCCCCTGGTGTTCACTGGGCTCATGACCGCCCAGGCCGCCCCGCCCAGCAGTGCCAGCGTCCCCACCAGCACCCTCACCGTGCCCGTCACGGTCCCGCTGGCCGGCGTGCAGGGGGCCGCGAACGCCCGCGTTCCCCTGGAATTCGCGCGCCTGAACGAGGAGCGGGCGTTCCTGGGCGGCCTGCTGCGCGTGACGCTGACCGGCACGGTGACCCGCTCCGGGCACGTGCAGGTGCAGGCGCTCCCGGACGGTTCCGGGTTGCGGGTGAGCGTGCCGATCCGCGCGGCCTTCCGGGCCGAACCGGGCGGGGCGGGCGCGTTCCTCGCGCGGGACTTCGGAGGCGAGGCGACGGTCGCGCTGACCCTGGTCCCGACCGTCACGCCGGACTGGGAGGCGGACGTGACCGTCAGGGGCGAGGCCACCTGGACGGACCCGCTGAGCGTGGAACTGACCCCAGGCGTGCGGGTCAGTGTGCAGTCCCTGGTGGACGCACAGGTGCGCGCGCAGCTGGACGCACTGGCAGCGCAGGTGCGCACGTCGGTGCGCGAGCAGGCGCGGCTACGCGAACGGGCAGGGACGCTCTGGGCGCGCGCGCAGCAGCCTTGGACACTGCCCACCCCGGACGCCGCGTACGCACGCGTGACGCCACTGACCCTGGGGGTCTCGCCCTTCCGCTTCACGACGGACGCGCTGAAGGTCACGCTGGGCACGCAGTTACGCCTGGACGCCGGACTGGGCCGCGCCCCCACGCAGGCGACGCGGCCACTCCCGGCGCTGCGCCGCATCGAGCCACTGACCCCGGACGTGCACCTCCGCGTGCCCGCACGTCTCCCCTACCCGGAACTGTCAGCGGCCGCCACGCGAGAGGCGGCGCGGCGCACGCTGACCCTCCCGGTCCCGACCTCGCCGACCCTGCGGGTGACGGGCGTCACCCTGACCCCGCAGGGTTCGCAGTTGAACGCCGCCGTGAACCTCCGCATCGTTGGACCCCTGGGCCTGAACCTGAACGCCACGACGGACGTCCGCGGCACGCCGACACTGAACGCCGGAGGGCAGGTGCTCACGCTGACGGACGTGACCGTCACCACGCGCCGCGAGGGCCTGACCGGGCGGGTGCTCGCGTGGCTGGCCGACGCCCGCGCGCAGGCGTATGTCAGGCAGGCCGCCCGCGTCGACCTGAACCCCCACCTGGCCACCGCCCTCACCACCCTGCAGCGCCGCCTGCCGTTCACACCCGCCCCCGGCATCACCCTGACCGGGCAGGTCGGCACGCTGCGCCTGACCGGCCTGAACGTCACGCCGGACGCGCTGATCGTCACGGCCGAAGCGACCGGGACTCTCGGGGCCTACGTTCAGGTGGAATGATACGGATTCCGTTTATTTCGTTGATGGATCGGAACACCACCGATCTGCCAACTCCACGTCCGGAGGGGCGTTTCTCTCCTCCTCGCATCCGCTCGGATTGAATGGTCTTTGCAGCCCATTCAATCGGAGTCCGTATGATACGGACTGCCGTTTGTTTCGCCGACAATCCGGAAGTTCACCGGATTGCCAGCTCCACGTCCGGAGGGGCGTTTCTCTCCTGCTCTGCGGAGAAGCTCTCCGAGTCGCATCCGCTCGGATTGAACGGCTTTGTCAGCCATTCAATCCGAGTCCGTATGAGGGGGGGTGGGGCAGCCCGCCGCAGGCGCCCACCTGAAACCCCTGCACAGAACAGCAGCCTGTTAGCCTGGGTGCATGACTGATCACCCGAACTGGACGTCGTTGACCGAGGATGAGGTTCAGCCGTGGGAGACGCTGGAGTCCCGGCAGCTCGTGTCGGGGTTCCGTACGGTGTTCGAGGACCG
Protein-coding sequences here:
- a CDS encoding adenylosuccinate synthase, whose translation is MPGIAIVGAQWGDEGKGKITDFLAPEAEFVVRYQGGANAGHTVTAKGQTFKLNLLPSGVLHDGTVSVLGDGMVIDADKFMEERRNLIAGGLNPDLRISDRAHLVLPHHKFVDGRKDFVGTTGRGIGPAYADRARRVGIRFGDLLDDGVLRERIERLLEAKPNSTRDAGWTGVDVAMESLAPTREALAPFIQDTGEQLRAAIRDGRNVLFEGAQATLLDLNYGTYPFVTSSHPTVGGILVGAGVNHKAIHKVYGVAKAFNTRVGHGPFVTEVHDEAGILRLRGDGSKPWDEFGTTTGRPRRVGWLDLHLLKYAVDVNGLDGLVINKMDVLAGLDEVPVCVGYDADGQPVMKRMKGWATTEGADSRATLAREAQAYLDLIEETVNCPVVIFSAGPAREQTYGEVSWK
- a CDS encoding secondary thiamine-phosphate synthase enzyme YjbQ; the protein is MWAQHTLTLPERRRGFHLITREVAGAVPELARTHAGLLHVFIQHTSASLTLNENASPDVRRDFETYFSHAVPDGWEPFTHTLEGPDDMAAHIKASLLGPSLTLPVQNGRLALGTWQGVYLCEHRDHGGPRRLVLTLTGEGA
- a CDS encoding DUF4403 family protein; the protein is MTAQAAPPSSASVPTSTLTVPVTVPLAGVQGAANARVPLEFARLNEERAFLGGLLRVTLTGTVTRSGHVQVQALPDGSGLRVSVPIRAAFRAEPGGAGAFLARDFGGEATVALTLVPTVTPDWEADVTVRGEATWTDPLSVELTPGVRVSVQSLVDAQVRAQLDALAAQVRTSVREQARLRERAGTLWARAQQPWTLPTPDAAYARVTPLTLGVSPFRFTTDALKVTLGTQLRLDAGLGRAPTQATRPLPALRRIEPLTPDVHLRVPARLPYPELSAAATREAARRTLTLPVPTSPTLRVTGVTLTPQGSQLNAAVNLRIVGPLGLNLNATTDVRGTPTLNAGGQVLTLTDVTVTTRREGLTGRVLAWLADARAQAYVRQAARVDLNPHLATALTTLQRRLPFTPAPGITLTGQVGTLRLTGLNVTPDALIVTAEATGTLGAYVQVE